Genomic DNA from Scatophagus argus isolate fScaArg1 chromosome 15, fScaArg1.pri, whole genome shotgun sequence:
acaacatagaaaatgaaaagaacattttggcAAAATTAACCCCACCAATACTGACTTGGGAAATGGACTGAACATGAGTGAACACGACAGTGAAGTGACTTGACTTCAGCTGTTGATAACAATCCTCCACAACTTCTCTTTCACCTCGAGTTTGATCGCTTTAATCGGCCCTCACGACCTGCACAAAACGCAGCGAGAGGCGGAGGAGGCCGCTGTGAGGAGAAAAGAGGGCAcaactgatttaaaataaaataaatgtgttttttttttttctcttgacgCTTTCTGAAACCCAACTCGTGTTGGTCAGACATCCTCGGGTGTTTTCTCTCACAAACATCATGGGGATAAAAGTGAGGCGGTAGACTCGGGGTTCTTCTGCCCTGATCCATGTAGAAAGTTGAGTTGAACAGTTGCATAGGACCACTGCATTTACAAACATGACCTATAACAACTGTGGCTCTTCAACAGTACAGCCTAAAGTGCACAAAGTGTGTTTCtcggaaaaaaaaaagtccaattCTTCACTATGCTCAAATACTTGAAGCTGAATATATGCAGACTTATATTCAGCTGCAACTGTAATACCATCCCAACCTCTGTTGAATGAGTGTTAGCATTAAAAAACCtttgaaaaggagaaaaaggcaATTAGTAGGACGTACAAAGTGAAGCACACATCTAAGTAAGTGCTTGGCATACTGAactatatattttcttttcattgcttcAAAACAGCTAAGGGggcagggaagaaaaaaatggctttCCTCAGTTAATACTCCCAGTGTTTCAACTGGAGATTGTCTGTAAGTAAGTTAGTGACAGTGacctgttttttattttcttattttttagttgtttttttttttccttttttttttttgttttatccgACTGTAGCAGCATTGGATTATTAGGCAATAGTCAACTGAACAGATGCGGATGAGGGTACAATAcaacagggagagaaaaaaacttgtCACTTTATACAAATTATTTAGTTAGTGTATACATGTTATATATACACAGTATCCACAAACATGTACAATTTCATAGTGTATAGCTTTGTTCTAAACATTACATAGGCAACTTTATCTTTTAGCATTTTAGACACCATTTGCTTATTTCTGTaaagtagaaaacaaaataaaaggcacATCTGAGCATGATGCATGGATTATTTCAGTCTTtccaacatgaaacaaaatgttttcaagcagaaaaagagagagagagagagagatacacagAAGAAATGTGGTTAAaaagttctttttcttttttgtttgtttttaatttttccgGTATTTCGAGCAGCCACTGGGGGGAGCTGTCCCAGCTCTGGTGGGAGGAAGCGTGCTTCTAGTGCTGAGTTTTAATACCAATGAAGAAGAGTTGGTCATGAGGGCTTCTGGAGAAGAGCACAGTGTCAAGACAGCAGCGCACGTCCGTAAGGGGATCGCTTAAGACATCGGCTTTCGAAGCGTCGGAGAGGGGAGAAGAACTCGCGTCTCCGTCCCCACCTCGTCCACGTCCTGGATCGGTGCTGTTTGATATCGTGGCGGACGTCCCTCCGTCGCACACAACGCAGAGGGACATTTTCAATAGTCTCATCGAAACCTGCTGACTCTGCCCAAACTCGCTGTGCAAATGGAGTGTTCTCGGCTCTCGTTGTCCAATCCGGGCCGAGAGGACCGGAGcctggggtcagaggtcaccgcTGTTGGATCTTTAAAAGGCAACGTTTTGTGGCTGCGGAGAGGCCTGtcttcagacaaaaacaaaacaaaacaaaacaaacagtctgacAGTTTGACTCACGTCGTTACAGTCACAGTGTACAGTTGAGATACAAGGTGGGGGATTCAGTGTCGCCTCCTCTACGTGTTTCTTTTAACgtcacatttgtttaaaaaagaaagaaagaaagaaagaaaatcccTTATCCCCCTGCATAAAATAAGACTTTGGCAAGTGTTTCTTTATCAGTTTataggacaaaaaaacaaaacaaaaaaaatctgtggaaaTGTCTGCTGCTCGCGCTCGCTGTCCAACAGCTACGTCTAAGTGGATCGtcgaggaggtggaggtggaggaggaagtggaggtggaggaggaggttgtAAAAATCTGCGAGCTGCAGTAGGACGACAGACGACGTCAATGCCCAAAGAAACAAAGCACGACAGTTGAGGCTACGAAGTCCAAGGCCTCCACGTTCACCCCACCCTGACAGACGGGTGGGACGTGGGTTACGTGTGGGTTACGTGTGGGTTACGAGTGTGAAGGGTGAGAACTTTCATCAGGAGCAGACGGTTCTGCTCCgcgcagaggaaaaaaagaagacacaaaacactCAACTCCTTGTTGTTTATTAGCTGGCACACCGGTGTGGGTTTCTCATTGGCACAGAGGGTTTATGGTGAAGGCGGAGCTACTGATCCCCTGAGAGGCACAGCGGGGGTGCGATAGGTTAATGCAGAGGGCGGTGGGTGGagttaagagtgtgtgtgtgtggagcagtgTAATTCTTTCTGATCAGTAGCTTTGAGTccactgtgtctttgtttgcagGAGACAGTTTGAAGTTTGCATTTCACCTCGaggtgttaaaaataaaaacgcACAGCGCAGACTCACTGGCTGCTGTCGGTGTTCTCCACCAATGAGAGGCCTTGTAGTGGCGGCTGCAGCAGCTCCCTTTTGTATGTCTTTGGTGGGAGTTTGGGGAGTTGCGGGCTGGAGTTGTGGCGTGGGGGCACAGGTGGAGCCGTGATGggaacaggaagaggacagaGGCTGTTCTGGCTGGCGCTTAGCGGGCAGCTCCGCCTGGGGACGCGAGGCGACGGCGTGCTGGGCGGGGTGTTCGGGGAGCTCGGCGAGCTGCTGAAGTCCCAGTGATATCGGCCCACGGGGGAAGGCTGCAGGTTCAGGGGGTAGTTAATGAAGATCTCTGGGGGCCGCTGGGGCACCGGGGGAGGCGTGTCCGGCAGAGGGTCGCGGGGCGGCGGCGGAGGAGGGCTTGGCAGGGGGCCGTCGCTCGGGGGGCCGTTGTAGACCCCTGGACGAGGCTGGTTCCTGGGCACGGGAGGGGGCACCCGGGGAGGGATGGCTGGGGGGCTGTCGGACCTGGAGCTcagctgagacacagagagacaggaccGTGTCAAAACGAGATGCACTCCTGAACATGCACCCCCCACAAGGGGTCAGAAAGAATAATTGAGGGGTTCATGAGATGATAACAAAAGAGGACAACATATTTACGTCTGATTTTTGCTCTTTCGGATATTACCAAGTACGCCTGCTTCTTTGAAACAGTCCTTGTGGATGCATTCATCACGTCGGTAATCATCAGTGCTCAATAATTTAATGCAAGTACTAAAATATGGAAATTACTTAAAATGTCCATCCCCAGTTTCATTCCTCATGAATTCATTTACAGCAGAGGAGATGCGGACTTTtaactaaaaacattttgacctttAATAATTCGagatatgtatttttaaatacaaaaaacaccCCCCGACATTAattctctgctgtcactgctgtaaAAAACAGGTTGCACACGCCCGTTTACACCAACGCACACCGCGGTGGCGTTTCATTTTCACGTTCACCTCAAATCAAACCGAGTTAAGGTGTTGTAATAGTGCACTGCTCTTACTTTGGCTTCAGACATCGCATCTTTCCTTCGCGGCGGCAGAGGAGGCGGCTTCAGCTGCTCCTCGACGAGCTGGTGGAGGCTGCCGCAAGACACAGACTGGAACTCTGTGGAGTTAAACAAGAAAAGGTAAAGAACGTGAAAGCACTCGTACAATGATTCTCCGACCGCTGAGAACTTGAAAACTGAAAAGCCCACAACACTCACTCAAAGGCTGAAGATGAACTGGAGCACATGTACCTGTAAATccaaagggagagagagcagacgTGTGATTTTCCTTCCAGTTTCTCACTTGTACACAAACCTCAAGCTCCTGACTGGCTTTCGTCAGCTTCTCTTGTTAAAGAACATTACGGCTGCGTGTCAGCATTCAGACGGCGGCTCGGGACTGTCCACTTGGCCACAGTTTGAAGTTTACTCTTTgtgataacaacaataatatcTGACGCAGCTGAAAGTCACATAATGCACTGAATCTGTAAGACACTACAAACATAGTGCAGATGTGGGAGAtactttctccttcctcttcaaTACAAACCTGAAAACATCGTCGGATATTCCTAAAGGGGTACGACAGCGAGAATCTGTGCAGATCCGAGCGTCTGAACTCACCGCCATAGGAGCTGCTGAGGTCGTGCTCCACGAAGACTGAGCCGAGTTCGGAGGAGGCCGACTGCGGAGGGGTCGGCGTGTTCGGAGAGGTGGGCACCGAGGCAGACGCCGGCGTCTCCGGCTCCGTCTCGGCGATACTCCGGAAGGTGATCTTGTGTGGGGGCTCCCTCTCCAGGGGGACAGGGTGGCCCTTCAGGGTGCCAGAGGTAGACGTTCGCACAGGCCGGGTCCCCGGGGATTTCAGAGTGTATATGGTCTTCCTgggctgcaggaggagaaacagaaaacagtgagaCAAACCCTTCACCTCAAAAGGCAAATATTTGACTTGAAGGCTTTTGGCGCAAAATGTTAACACTGCAGGAAAAATTGGCTTGTTTGTCCCATTTTGTTTGGCATGTAAGTCCTTCAttacacatacagcacattGTAGATATACTCTCCCAaatgaaattctgtttttgAGTTAATCCACATCCCTATTCACAAGATGGGAGTTAAAACATCATCCGTTACTTCATACATAATAAAGCTCCTGTGTAAACTGTCCTCAGTGAgatctgtggattattttgtgcattttgcctGCTCAACTATACGGAAAAACGTTGCTGTCAAATGGCCAATGAAACGCTACAGACCACCAAAACAAGCATCCTGCCCTTCAGTTTTAATCAGAGACCCAAAGTTTTCTTCTCCAATTTGCTGTACACACAGGGCGCCAGACCGAAAACTAAAATGGCGCCAAGCATCAGTGCGACGACAAGGCGACGGCTGCTCACGCTCTGCAGTCTGAACACTTACAAATCGGGGAGCCTGCCGGCAGTTGCGTGGCTCAATTTCCAGAGATATTTTGAACAGGTAGTCAGCAAACTCGTTCTCACTCCTGTTGCCCATCGGGTTCAGGTTCTCGAAGAACCTCTGtgcaacaaaaaagaagagacgTGTTTTGAGTTCAGCACACGTAAAGCACGTTGAAAGAGCACAGGGAACATTAGGAACATGAGCGCTCACCCGGATTTCGTGCTCCACCTTCAAACAGTACGGCTGGTTCTGATACTGCTGGATCTCTCCTGTGATTTCAGCCACTTTCCTCCTCTTGCTGAAGTTGATCAGCTCCTTGCCGTGGCGTTTGAGGAAGTCCGGGTTGCCCTCCTCCGTCTTCAGGATGTTGGTTAAATAGATACCTGAGGATGACGTTGAGTTTGATGGCGGTCAAAAGGGAATCAAAACGGATGGGATCACTTGTAGTGTATGCACAGTAGCATTGTGATGACTCACCAAAGAAAGGCACACAGGGTGGGTTTATTGACTTCAGTTTAGCCAAGTATTTCTTAAAATGGTCCTGGCTCAGTTCCACAGCGTCCTccaggattttctttttcctctctggtATTGCCTGTGAATGCAGGAGGGAGCAAACAACCCATAAATTATGTTCTGCCCACCAGTCGAGCATATGATTAGAATGCATGTCAAAAGAATAAACATCAGGGGCCGTGTTCTTAAAGCACAAGAGGAGCACAAAGAGTCGCTCCTTGTGATGAAACTCAGTGAAGTAGTTCTTGGAATTACGATGTTTTCCCAGAGCCCCCATGAGCGCTGCTCGCACAGGAGAAAAtggcagagacacaaagaggtgAGAGAAATATTCTCCAAACAGGCTGACTGACAGTGAGTTAATGAAACGCTACAGACGGGATTGTGTGAAGGTCATGTTTCTGGTTGATCTCATATAAGATCTCATACCACAGTAACGccagaaattaaaaaatatctgaGGTCACAGTAAAAACTTGTTCCTCTGTCCAGTTGGATTTGACTTAACATTACACTCCTACAACAGCACTGAACTCAcaatggagggggggggcaaacaaacaaacaaaaaaaaaaaacaccaaaaaaactCTTTTTATTCCACACATTCATTCCACCCACTGCCTTAAcattcccacaatgcacctggACCACTGAGAGCTAAGTCAGCAATTCAGCTGTGTTCAGCCTCAAGCAGAGATCAGGAGGCAAGAGGTCTGCTAAGCTCACGTCTCCACACCactacattattattttttcattttcaacattgtaGGTTCAGCCTCAtctgactcaagtgacatcacgTGGGGCAATTTATCAGGTTTAAGGTATGTACTTGTACCCCCACCCGCCCCGAAGCCTATGACCAGATGCTGATATGTGAAGTCAGCACATATCAGAGCAGGTGGTCACAGTTTTCCTGTGGCTGGACTCACCTCAAAGGTGTGGTCGAGCCTGTAGACTGGGACAGAGTTGATGGCACTGACCACCTCCAGGACACCGTTAAAGTTGTTGAGCTCCTGGAACACCTGCAGGATCTCAATGACGCGTGACAACACGGCCACCCTCTCCTCCAGGTTCATCGTTTCTACAATACACCTGAGAACGACcgacacacagtcacacacatttgttcCATTTGGTCATTTAGCTTATTTTGGTGAATAAAATATCCGAACCCTTAGACTCACTTCTCGAACCACAGCGTGAGGTTGGTGGTGTGGCGGATCATGCGCAGCAGGTTCGGCGAgttcttctctttgtcctctttgGTCCAGACGCTGCCGACCAGCTCGGACGGTCGGACGGCTCTGCGGAGGAAGAGGGCTTTTAATTTTCAGACAGACCCGAGTGAGGCGATACTTTTATTCTGCAAATGTCTCATCTCTAGCAAGATTGTCTTActgatgtgaataaaacaagCTGATTACTACGCAGAGCTTTAGATTTTAGCCACAAGCCTCTCAGCGACTCACCTGTAGAGCTCCGACTCGAGCAGAGTCAGTTGGCGGGCGATTTCTATTGGATGAAGGGTCATGAGGTCGAATAAGTCCATCTGGCCTGCTCTGCAGATGTGCCACTCAATGGGTGGAGGTGGGCTCTCGAAGGTGATGTTGTGACTGACGCCATTGGACTGTGTCTGCAGCTTCCTCTTGATGATCTTATTGATGGACTCAACCCACTTTCTCATCGACTTGCCTGAAAAGAGGAAACGCGGCGTGTGAAACCAAAACTTTACTTTACAGAACTTTACACAAATTTCACGTTGCAAGCCAATTGTCTTGTTTTACCGGGTTCTTCTAAGTTGGAGCACATCGGACAACCTGTTAACACTCCTGCCACCTACTGACTCGTGCAAGTTTGTCAAAGCAGTGTGAGTAAAACACACAGGGTTTAATAGCCTTAACTCTGATTTGGGACACATTTGTACACACAGACTCAACTCATAAAAGATGGAGGACGTCGAAGTCATCAGcggacaaaacagacaaacgtCCACCAGCTTCGACCGAACTAGCAGCCCCTGAACGACTGCTTAACAAGAGTCATTTGctaacaaaatatattttaacgATGCTGAATGAGGATCAGTCACTAAGCATAAATTTAATCTGAGCAAAGAATTCGAATTAagccctaaaaaaaaaaaaagccctgtTCATGTGACCATCCAATAGGAGTGTGCTGACAGAGGAGTCAGTGTCTATGCGACCACCGTGTGGGACTTTTCTTTTTACGAAAACATTTTTTTCCGTCGCTcaaaaaaactgccttttgcaaagcagcagttttaGCGAACGAAGAGATAAGATGCTACCAAGCTGCAGGGTTTGTGCTTAGGGAAGCAGAGCTACACAGATGTTATGCACTGTAAGGCGGCTCTGACCTCGCAGTTGAATTTTGCTGGTGATGTACTCCTCTAACCGACTTCTCAGCTCGGGATCGTTCTCGAAGTCGTAGAAATGGTGTTCGACCCACTGACGGAAAACGTTGAGAACCCTGTGAAGCAAATACATGTTACGTTATCCTCCCCTCAAGTTTatatctccctccctctttctctcacactcacacacacacacttcagactAATTCAGACAACTGTGCAcgctgaaaatatttttccatttatgtacaggaaataaacattttcaccCCCCTCGTCTGGTTTAGCACCCACATGGTTATTCTTTATTGGCTTCTGGCCTTTATtggagaggcagacaggcaacAAAAAGGGTCTGATATGTAACACAGACAACTTTCACATACCGTGGCACTTCACCAGCCAATCAAATCTAATCTGCATAATCGTACAGCGTCTGACACAGAGGCTGGTGGAATTGAGAGATCTGGCAAAAACCAAGTCGTGAACTGAACCGTTTCTGGCTTGAGGCCAGTGTTTATTCCTCACGCTGGTcagttaaacttttttttaaagagtggATGTTTTAAAATAGAAACAGCCGGAACGTTTTGTGCTTCCAAGGGCAAAAGTCATGCCTGAAGAGTATTTTCACCTACTTTGAGTATCCTGGTTTCATAATAAACATTGCAATGTTTACTTAACAAGAGACCACCCAAATTAGAAGAAAATTCCCTTGAATTGTGGCCCAATCTGTGCTCAAACACTTACATACAAGTCTTAGGCTGTCTGTAGCATATTGCATATTGTCTCTGCTGCATCTGAAAATGCCGAAATGAAGAGGATATAAAGGATGTATGACCGGAAGACTTGCACCTCGCAGTGCGCAACAACTGTACCTTCCTGCTAGTTTTAAAAGGTTTCTGTGACTGAAGTTTAAAGGATTTTATTGCAGCTGCAATTAGCTACAGCTACAGTCTGATACTGAGAAGCTCTCAGACGATTCCTGACTCTGCTCTTCCTTATAAGGATGCAGTGTTTAATACAAAAGTTATTCTGTGAGAACATTCAGGCCTTAACAGGAGAGTGTAACAGCAGAAGACAAAGAGGCTCGAAATCTTTTGTGGCATTTTGGAAGTTCCTTTTCAGGACATAAAAGAAAACCACTGAAAGATGCTACAAGTTTAATTTTCAAGTTTAGAGACTCGAAGGAATAAATTTGTGAACAACGGTCTACTTCCAATGGAGAACTAAAGAAAAAGCTTTGATTTTCACCTTCACAGACCAATTTGATACCTCGATTCAAGGTGACCAACTCGGATAAAAGATTAGCCAAACAATAAACTTGTCCACctcatgcttttatttcctttttgtcttgAGATGCTTTTCTATGTGTTCTAAATATCCCATGACTGTGCTCCATGTTAAAATGTACGATAATCAGAGTTGTTCCAATAAATCCAACTCAGAGCTCATCACTGCTGGACTCAACACATTCAGATATCTGCCTGGAAATCTTAACTTGCACTAAATGCATTTCTGCTTCTACTTGCAGTTGTTTCTCTTTGCCTTCAGGGAGCTGTCGTGATTGGTCAGCTGTCGTACCTGAGCTGGACTGGCTGCACGTATTCTTTCCTGAATCTCTGCAGCTCGGCCGCCATTGGCTGGTCGCCGTTCCAGAGAGCCTGCCGGTCCTCCTCAGTCGGTTCTGGCTCTGGGATCTCAATCCTGAGGCAAACAATATATGAGGAAGTAACATGTCAGGGACAgatatttgtttgaaaaagtgAAGGCGGATTGTTCTTATGGCTTAGAGAGCAGAGCAAAGAAAATTCTGCTAAGGACAGGTGTTGTGCTTGAACTTTACCTTTCTATCAGCAGGGTGAGAAGCTCTTGTGGTTTGCAGAACGATCGGTATGTGGTGAGAAACGTGCGCACAAAGTTTGgatctgcaaacaaacaaaaaagatttggTCAGACCACCAACATCACAATGCAACATGAACCTCTGACTTAGCCAGAGCATAGTGACGTAAATCAAAAGCATCTACTGCAGCAGCTTACCAGCATACATATGGTAGGTGAGCCTCTCTATGAGCTTGACCACCGTGCCGGCCTTAATGAGGGGGATGCCCGTTTTGCTCTGCACTTTGTCCTCAAACACAATATTCTCCTCAGAGTCCTGCACAGCAAAGCGGTAAACCTCCGGGGAGGGTAGTCTTAGAGGATGCGCCTGTTCCTCGTGCTGCAGCATTGTGTCCAACATGCGATCCAAAGTGGAGCGGTACTGCAGAGACACCAGCGCCGCCATCCACGCCgccttctcctctgctgtccgTGCACAGAAAACCGCACAGTTCTCATCTTTTCCCATCAGTTCAAAGGTGTGCCGCAGGTCTACAGAGTCCTCCCGATCCACGATGCGGACCTTCCTCAACACAAACTTCTCCTTCAGACGGTACTCCGCCCCGCTGCCCGAACCTGGGAGCCGTGAGCTCTGATTGGCCTTGCAGCTTATCATCAGGCCGTCGAACAGGAAGTTGTGTCTCTCGTGCTTGGCGCCAGCTCGTATAAGCGGGCCCTCCAGGATGAACTCGCTGCAGCACTGACCGATGTCTT
This window encodes:
- the sos2 gene encoding son of sevenless homolog 2 gives rise to the protein MQPQQIYDFSSDENSHKWRGLFVQALRKVQKQVHPSLMAKEDALQHIEELILQLLNMLCVAQPRTVQDVEERVQKTFPHPIDKWAIADAQSAIEKRKRRNPLLLPVDKIHPLLKEVLGYKVDYHVSLYIVAVLEYISADILKLAGNYVGNIRHYEISQQDIKVSMCADKVLMDMFDQEDIGLMSQCTEEPSSSGELTYDDLVRLEIAEERQYLRELDLIIKVFRHHFLSNPKIFTPQDVEVIFSNILDIHELTVKLLGLIEDAVEMTADGSPHPLVGSCFEDLAEEQAFDPYETMSQDILSKDFQEHFNNLMARPTTGLYFQSVAEGFKEAVQYVLPQLMMVPVYHCMHYFELLQQLQERSEDQDDRECLKQAITALLNLQCSVERIYAKHQPRRKPGEPMYRLYSRQVRSKQLAIKRMNEIQKSIDGWEGKDIGQCCSEFILEGPLIRAGAKHERHNFLFDGLMISCKANQSSRLPGSGSGAEYRLKEKFVLRKVRIVDREDSVDLRHTFELMGKDENCAVFCARTAEEKAAWMAALVSLQYRSTLDRMLDTMLQHEEQAHPLRLPSPEVYRFAVQDSEENIVFEDKVQSKTGIPLIKAGTVVKLIERLTYHMYADPNFVRTFLTTYRSFCKPQELLTLLIERIEIPEPEPTEEDRQALWNGDQPMAAELQRFRKEYVQPVQLRVLNVFRQWVEHHFYDFENDPELRSRLEEYITSKIQLRGKSMRKWVESINKIIKRKLQTQSNGVSHNITFESPPPPIEWHICRAGQMDLFDLMTLHPIEIARQLTLLESELYRAVRPSELVGSVWTKEDKEKNSPNLLRMIRHTTNLTLWFEKCIVETMNLEERVAVLSRVIEILQVFQELNNFNGVLEVVSAINSVPVYRLDHTFEAIPERKKKILEDAVELSQDHFKKYLAKLKSINPPCVPFFGIYLTNILKTEEGNPDFLKRHGKELINFSKRRKVAEITGEIQQYQNQPYCLKVEHEIRRFFENLNPMGNRSENEFADYLFKISLEIEPRNCRQAPRFPRKTIYTLKSPGTRPVRTSTSGTLKGHPVPLEREPPHKITFRSIAETEPETPASASVPTSPNTPTPPQSASSELGSVFVEHDLSSSYGGTCAPVHLQPLKFQSVSCGSLHQLVEEQLKPPPLPPRRKDAMSEAKLSSRSDSPPAIPPRVPPPVPRNQPRPGVYNGPPSDGPLPSPPPPPPRDPLPDTPPPVPQRPPEIFINYPLNLQPSPVGRYHWDFSSSPSSPNTPPSTPSPRVPRRSCPLSASQNSLCPLPVPITAPPVPPRHNSSPQLPKLPPKTYKRELLQPPLQGLSLVENTDSSQ